In Candidatus Sulfurimonas marisnigri, a single genomic region encodes these proteins:
- a CDS encoding ankyrin repeat domain-containing protein: MDKWIRFLKNNDYLGVKKHLRDGADVNDANEHEESVLAMSFRHHCDIDLIMLLIENGADIYDFDEEGVSIFEVAITYGNIEMVKYLISCGIDVNKAQRRSGFTPLMAAACYGRTEIIKLLMEKGADINAVDLKGLSVTDFARKMKKNSILELLRK; this comes from the coding sequence ATGGATAAATGGATACGATTTTTAAAAAATAATGACTATTTAGGTGTAAAAAAACATCTAAGAGATGGTGCTGATGTTAATGATGCTAATGAACATGAGGAATCTGTACTAGCTATGTCATTTAGGCACCATTGTGATATTGACTTAATAATGCTTCTTATTGAGAATGGTGCAGATATTTATGATTTTGACGAAGAGGGTGTGAGTATCTTCGAAGTGGCTATAACTTATGGCAATATTGAAATGGTTAAATATTTAATATCTTGTGGCATAGATGTAAATAAAGCACAAAGAAGAAGTGGCTTTACGCCTCTAATGGCAGCAGCTTGCTATGGTAGAACAGAAATTATAAAGCTTCTTATGGAAAAAGGCGCAGACATAAATGCCGTTGATTTAAAAGGATTGAGCGTAACTGACTTTGCAAGAAAAATGAAAAAGAATAGTATATTAGAGCTACTTAGAAAATAG
- a CDS encoding DUF6166 domain-containing protein — MAIVRNNYVFKGHKSLLGSKFVTYGELELPVRYEIFSQSKNGFDWGHTGPAARQLGFSILCQLSNQDFAREHALKFTHDIVRELTRDWILSASDVLNWIKKNTPEIENKPANIAVAEVKKTTKRTKQKANIVKDICNELKITQKNLAQILEVPEGTVSSWAVKNEIPRLGKKAIEFYIQSQKNQHIIDGYKSFAKLLHAS, encoded by the coding sequence ATGGCTATTGTTAGAAATAACTATGTTTTTAAAGGACATAAATCATTGCTTGGAAGTAAGTTTGTAACTTATGGAGAGTTGGAGCTTCCAGTAAGGTATGAGATTTTCTCTCAATCTAAAAATGGTTTTGACTGGGGACATACAGGACCAGCTGCAAGACAGTTAGGTTTTTCTATATTGTGTCAACTTAGCAATCAAGATTTTGCAAGAGAGCATGCACTAAAGTTTACTCACGATATTGTTAGAGAATTAACTAGAGATTGGATTCTAAGTGCTTCTGATGTATTAAACTGGATAAAGAAAAACACTCCTGAAATAGAAAATAAACCTGCAAACATAGCTGTTGCAGAAGTGAAAAAAACAACTAAGAGAACAAAACAAAAAGCAAATATAGTTAAAGATATTTGTAATGAGCTTAAAATTACTCAAAAAAATCTTGCACAAATTTTAGAAGTTCCAGAGGGAACTGTAAGCAGTTGGGCAGTTAAAAATGAAATCCCAAGATTAGGCAAAAAAGCAATTGAATTTTATATTCAAAGTCAAAAAAATCAGCATATAATAGACGGCTATAAAAGCTTCGCAAAACTATTACATGCTTCTTAG